Proteins co-encoded in one Garra rufa chromosome 7, GarRuf1.0, whole genome shotgun sequence genomic window:
- the LOC141338768 gene encoding gamma-glutamyl hydrolase — protein MYRQVLVFAVFAAFLCGSPASCARNLNYRPIIGILAQENLEDDPHAQGSSYIAASYVKHLESAGARVVPIRINRTEEEYESLFNAINGLLLPGGNVDIEKSQFTRTAKIFYELAIKANDASDYFPIWGTCQGFQQLAVLTSNKNLLTLTDTKAVALPLTFSPGSQNSRLLKKFPKDVIQSLAEENITSNFHSWSLSMQNYSSNAKLKRFYRVLTTNTDGEKEFISTMEAYRYPFYAVQWHPEKSPFEWIEKAGMVHTLSAIKATFYTAYFFVSEAMKNHHRFSSQSEEEKALIYNYQPVFNGLNSIFLQNYYFD, from the exons GAATTTTAGCCCAGGAAAACTTAGAGGACGACCCTCATGCGCAGGGATCTTCATATATAGCTGCATCATATGTGAAACACTTGGAGTCAGCTGGTGCCAGGGTTGTACCAATTCG CATAAATCGCACAGAGGAGGAGTATGAAAGCCTGTTCAATGCAATAAATGG GTTGTTGCTGCCTGGTGGAAATGTGGACATTGAAAAGTCTCAGTTTACCAGAACGGCGAAGATTTTCTATGAACTTGCAATAAAG GCTAATGATGCTTCGGATTATTTTCCGATCTGGGGCACCTGCCAGGGCTTCCAGCAGCTCGCGGTTCTGACCAGCAACAAGAACTTGTTGACCTTGACTGACACCAAAGCTGTCGCCCTGCCATTGACCTTCAGCCCAG GATCCCAAAACAGCAGGTTGTTAAAGAAGTTTCCAAAGGATGTTATTCAGTCTCTGGCAGAAGAAAACATCACGTCTAATTTCCACAGCTGGAGCTTGTCCATGCAG AATTACAGTAGCAATGCCAAGCTCAAGCGTTTTTATCGAGTCCTGACCACAAATACAGATGGCGAGAAGGAGTTCATTTCCACCATGGAGG CATATCGATATCCCTTCTATGCTGTTCAATGGCACCCAGAGAAAAGTCCATTTGAGTGGATTGAGAAAGCTGGCATGGTGCACACGCTCTCAGCCATCAAAGCCACTTTCTACACGGCCTACTTCTTTGTTTCTGAAG CAATGAAAAACCATCATCGGTTTTCTTCGCAAAGCGAAGAAGAGAAAGCTCTTATTTACAACTATCAGCCCGTCTTCAATGGCTTGAACAGCATCTTCTTGCAAAATTACTACTTCGATTAA